Proteins encoded within one genomic window of Prauserella marina:
- a CDS encoding GntR family transcriptional regulator, translating to MAIGYRELAAVLRDEIHAGKYQPGDTLPKQDELAAQYDINVNTVRKAVGVLEAEGLVTAVRRRGTVVRSRPPMKRLGTDRYAKSKWKFGLVAFAADREASGQSWKRDDQTNTVRKAVADNDIATALGVESGSEVYERARLVKQGGQPTHTLTSYYRPEHVEGTPIVDPRPGTATPGGGFAVLTLQGLEPDHMTETFHARMPTPEEIEVLELPAGEPVVVLHRTTFTAQDEPVEFAVGIHAASRFAWTYNFTIPD from the coding sequence ATGGCCATCGGCTACCGCGAACTTGCCGCCGTACTGCGGGACGAGATCCATGCTGGGAAGTACCAGCCCGGCGACACGCTACCCAAGCAGGACGAGCTTGCCGCCCAGTACGACATCAACGTGAACACCGTCCGCAAGGCCGTAGGTGTCCTGGAGGCTGAGGGGTTGGTGACGGCGGTTCGCCGGAGGGGCACCGTTGTCCGCTCACGACCGCCGATGAAACGGCTGGGCACCGATCGCTACGCAAAGAGCAAGTGGAAGTTCGGACTCGTCGCGTTCGCCGCCGACCGTGAGGCGTCCGGGCAGTCGTGGAAACGCGACGACCAGACCAACACCGTGCGCAAGGCGGTCGCTGACAACGACATCGCGACGGCCTTGGGGGTCGAGTCGGGATCCGAGGTTTACGAGCGAGCACGTCTGGTCAAGCAGGGCGGACAACCCACGCACACGCTCACGAGCTATTACCGGCCCGAGCATGTCGAGGGAACCCCGATCGTCGACCCCAGACCCGGAACCGCGACGCCGGGCGGAGGTTTCGCCGTGCTGACCTTGCAGGGCCTAGAGCCTGACCACATGACGGAGACCTTCCACGCGCGGATGCCGACGCCGGAAGAAATCGAGGTGTTGGAGCTTCCGGCGGGGGAGCCCGTCGTGGTGCTCCACCGAACCACGTTCACGGCTCAGGACGAGCCCGTGGAGTTCGCGGTGGGGATTCATGCCGCATCGCGCTTTGCGTGGACGTACAACTTTACGATCCCGGACTAG